One Ciconia boyciana chromosome 9, ASM3463844v1, whole genome shotgun sequence genomic window carries:
- the LOC140656792 gene encoding F-box/LRR-repeat protein 21-like, which produces MMKRARQKVVVENEAPQTSQKSKKQKTCLYGSVFGESDLHASMDWGSLPHHVILRIFQFLPLVDRARASSVCRRWNEIFHIPDLWRRFEFELSQPATSYLKSTHPDLIQQIIKRHADHLQYVSFKVDSSTESAEAACDILSQLVNCSIKTLGLISTAKPSFMNVSKAHFASALTVVFVNSKSLSSIKIDDTPLDDPSLKVLVANNSDTLKLLKMSSCPHVSPAGILCVADQCHGLKELALNYYILSDELLLALSSEKHVDLEHLRIDVVSENPGQVEFHTIKKQSWDALVKHSPKVNIVMYFFLYEEEFDAFFREETPVTHLYFGRAVSKAMLGRIGMNCPRLIELVVCANGLQPLDEELIRIAERCKNLTAMGLGECEVTCRGFIEFVKMCGGRLTQLSIMEEVLIPDNDYSLDRLHLEVSKHLGRMWFPDMMPTW; this is translated from the exons ATGATGAAGAGAGCTAGGCAGAAAGTTGTGGTTGAAAATGAAGCTCCTCAAAcatcacagaaaagcaaaaaacagaaaacttgtTTATATGGCTCAGTATTTGGTGAATCTGACTTGCACGCCTCAATGGACTGGGGAAGCCTTCCGCACCATGTTATTCTGcgtatttttcagtttctaccTTTAGTAGATCGAGCCAGGGCATCTTCTGTTTGTCGAAGGTGGAATGAAATTTTTCACATCCCAGATCTCTGGAGGAGATTTGAATTTGAACTTAGCCAGCCAGCTACTTCTTACTTAAAGTCTACACATCCTGATCTCATTCAGCAGATTATCAAGAGGCATGCTGATCACCTGCAGTACGTCAGCTTCAAG GTTGATAGTAGTACTGAGTCAGCAGAAGCAGCCTGTGACATCCTTTCTCAGTTGGTGAATTGTTCTATCAAGACGCTGGGTTTGATTTCTACAGCAAAACCAAGCTTCATGAATGTTTCTAAG GCTCACTTTGCTTCAGCACTGACAGTAGTTTTTGTAAACTCCAAGTCATTATCATCAATCAAGATAGATGACACACCACTTGATGATCCTTCCTTAAAGGTTCTTGTTGCTAACAACAGTGATACTCTAAAACTGCTGAAAATGAGCAGCTGTCCTCATGTATCACCTGCTG GAATTCTTTGTGTTGCTGACCAGTGTCACGGACTTAAGGAGCTGGCTTTGAACTACTACATATTAAGTGATGAACTGCTGCTGGCTCTTTCAAGTGAAAAACATGTTGATCTTGAACACCTTCGCATAGACGTTGTGAGTGAAAATCCTGGACAAGTTGAATTTCACactattaaaaagcaaagctgggaTGCTCTTGTTAAACACTCCCCGAAAGTCAACATTGTGATGTATTTCTTCTTATATGAAGAAGAATTTGATGCTTTCTTCAGAGAGGAAACCCCCGTTACACACCTTTACTTTGGTCGTGCAGTAAGCAAGGCAATGTTAGGTCGTATTGGCATGAATTGCCCAAGGTTAATTGAGTTGGTCGTGTGTGCTAATGGACTTCAACCTTTGGACGAAGAACTTATTCGGATTGCAGAGCGCTGTAAGAACTTAACAGCAATGGGACTTGGTGAATGTGAAGTAACCTGCAGAGGTTTTATTGAATTTGTAAAAATGTGTGGAGGCAGGCTTACCCAGCTTTCTATAATGGAGGAAGTACTGATTCCAGATAATGATTATAGCTTAGATCGACTTCATTTGGAAGTCTCCAAACACCTTGGAAGAATGTGGTTTCCTGATATGATGCCAACATGGTAA